From one Nothobranchius furzeri strain GRZ-AD chromosome 2, NfurGRZ-RIMD1, whole genome shotgun sequence genomic stretch:
- the LOC107376813 gene encoding FH2 domain-containing protein 1: MHVMGSISPANDSEGFSFLKEDVAVSKAMSPPFSHISENGTRSPVAPPPPPPPPPPPLGLRDSTCLKKRRVRSFFWKTIPEEQVKGRTNLWTQGQVQQHFQIDVQEVEELFGHNDCQSDAKAPPTRGGKGRVSFRETKEVSILDPKRGLNVAIFLKQFKRSNQTLVADIQRGSGESFGAEPLRDLLKLLPEKDEVKKLKAYRGDISKLSLADSFVYLLIQVPSYSLRIESLLLKQEFPAACEAMKHHFGILHSATKELMCCEELHAVLHLVLRAGNILNAGGSAGNAVGFKLSSLLSLADTKSNKPGMNLLHFVALEAQKKDEKLLEFPLRLKNVQAASRISMETLDAELQSLTLRTRSVEDSIQEDAELLQQLGGFLQSAAASLCSLRDGRQQLKRDGSELLDFFCEDRETFRLDDCFSIFHTFCCRFTSAVRENLDREAREAARRRRLQEEEVKRHSWAGGEQVRGAFGSRCRSETDMSSIISKDDSGLLGALLAPKFHLSPRRRSWNPQRSRNPPCSSAAAAAERELSSFLEISGDLRVPWQRNPAWTTRLSPEKVSVFSQVDPKTTSAPPETSSNRTDSSHISGVQTRSESVDIEDKDKSTSHLELQADHNNNHRPSLQDLLLHQTSSCLSRRSDDHMPVVPELEAFSRTSSETARNQVKLPSALDRMETNHLDHLKNVPQDVRRSSSPQREEEQVIVWCVTGVCEAAGEHTHTGTRQEENRQGSPTLLSSSEPQPDRDKSEPISSQPASRCSDSSLLASPPGRRPPEPKSPGPEPGLTAEEKEPRSEEVSKPEPDPRPTTGEASAERETKPAASSNQNQTSGIKPATPNRTGTSSRSVRSLTRSENQSMRRIVPITRSIRGALSVTKRPKEPAAASRTSSRTSTLTSSNLNGALVRRGERSATAPSSQRPKEPSASREQNQDPERRPSIRKASMKSRTQTEEKMCLSRLRSLTQEGGGGSVSAPVTPLRKNQPSSTPPGFTRNTASSSFRRTRTTSGSSPLPNTGSPKTSSSSPPTSTLSRTGSLRVASSSRSSSPLMTQKIQSPPGPSLPGSSKDLQQNISRSPHLREASRPTRPIWR, from the exons ATGCACGTCATGGGCAGCATCTCTCCGGCCAACGACAGCGAGGGCTTCTCCTTCCTAAAGGAGGATGTTGCCGTTTCCAAGGCGatgtcacctcctttttctcacaTCAGTGAAAATGGGACAAGATCACCAGTAGCTCCTCCCCCACCTcccccaccacctcctcctccattaGGGCTTAGAGACAGCACATGTCTGAAGAAGAGGAGGGTGAGGAGCTTTTTCTGGAAAACAATACCAGAGGAGCAG GTGAAAGGTCGCACCAACCTGTGGACTCAGGGTCAGGTGCAGCAGCACTTCCAGATCGATGTCCAGGAGGTTGAGGAGCTGTTTGGTCACAACGACTGCCAGTCAGACGCCAAGGCCCCGCCCACCAGGGGAGGAAAGGGCCGGGTCTCGTTCAGGGAAACTAAAGAG GTCTCCATTCTGGACCCGAAGCGAGGGCTAAACGTCGCCATCTTCCTCAAACAGTTCAAGAG GTCCAATCAGACGTTAGTCGCTGACATTCAGCGTGGCAGCGGTGAGTCATTTGGGGCGGAGCCTCTGAGGGATCTGCTGAAGCTGCTTCCAGAGAAAGACGag GTGAAGAAGCTGAAGGCCTACAGGGGTGACATCTCTAAGCTCTCGTTGGCAGATTCTTTTGTGTACCTGCTGATTCAAGTGCCCAG TTACTCGCTCCGCATCGAGTCCCTGCTGCTGAAGCAGGAGTTTCCTGCGGCCTGTGAGGCCATGAAACACCACTTCGGGATCCTTCACTCCGCCACTAAAG AGTTAATGTGCTGTGAGGAGCTCCACGCTGTTCTCCACCTGGTGCTGCGGGCCGGAAACATCCTGaatgct GGAGGCTCTGCAGGAAACGCCGTGGGCTTTAAGCTGTCCTCGCTCCTCTCGCTCGCCGACACCAAATCCAACAAGCCAGGGATGAACCTGCTGCACTTCGTGGCTCTG GAAGCTCAGAAAAAAGACGAGAAGCTTCTGGAGTTTCCTCTCAGGCTGAAGAACGTTCAGGCAGCATCCAG GATCTCCATGGAAACCCTGGATGCTGAGCTACAGTCTCTGACTCTTCGCACACGCTCAGTGGAGGACAGCATCCAGGAAGACGCGGAGCTTCTGCAGCAGCTGGGTGGCTTCCTTCAG AGCGCCGCGGCGTCCCTGTGCTCGCTGCGTGACGGCAGGCAGCAGCTGAAGAGGGACGGCAGCGAGCTGTTGGACTTCTTCTGTGAGGACAGAGAGACGTTCAGGCTGGATGACTGCTTCAGCATTTTCCACACCTTCTGCTGCAGATTCACCAGCGCCGTCAGG GAGAACCTGGACAGGGAGGCTAGGGAGGCGGCTCGGCGGCGGCGGCTacaggaggaggaggtgaagagACACTCGTGGGCTGGAGGAGAGCAG GTCCGCGGAGCCTTTGGGTCACGCTGCAGGAGCGAGACGGACATGTCTTCCATCATTTCCAAAGACGACTCAGGACTTTTGGGGGCGCTCCTTGCCCCGAAGTTCCACCTCAGCCCTCGGAGACGGTCCTGGAACCCACAGAGAAGCCGGAACCCTCCGTGCAGCTCAGCGGCCGCCGCTGCAGAGAGGGAGCTCAGCTCCTTCTTGGAAATATCAGGAGACCTCAGAGTTCCCTGGCAGAGGAACCCAGCGTGGACTACAAGACTCTCCCCTGAGAAGGTCTCAGTGTTCAGTCAGGTGGACCCCAAAACCACCTCAGCTCCTCCTGAGACCTCCTCCAACCGAacagactcctcccacatcagcGGCGTTCAGACCAGGTCAGAATCGGTCGATATTGAAGATAAAGACAAGTCTACCTCACATCTGGAGCTTCAGGCTGACCACAACAACAACCATCGACCCAGCCtccaggacctcctcctccaccagaCCTCCTCTTGTCTGAGCAGGAGGTCTGATGATCACATGCCTGTGGTTCCTGAGCTCGAGGCCTTCAGCAGAACCTCCTCTGAGACCGCCCGGAACCAGGTCAAACTCCCCAGTGCTCTGGACAGGATGGAGACCAATCATCTGGACCATCTGAAGAACGTCCCCCAGGACGTGAGGAGGTCCTCCTCCCCTCAAAGAGAGGAGGAACAGGTGATAGTGTGGTGTGTGACAGGTGTGTGTGAGGCTGccggtgaacacacacacacaggaacccgTCAGGAGGAGAACCGTCAGGGCTCCCCAACACTTCTCAGTTCTTCAGAGCCTCAGCCGGACCGAGACAAGTCAGAACCCATCAGCAGCCAGCCGGCGTCCCGCTGCAGCGACTCGTCTCTGCTCGCCTCTCCACCTGGACGACGTCCCCCAGAACCCAAGTCACCCGGTCCAGAACCCGGTCTGACTGCAGAGGAGAAGGAACCGAGGAGCGAGGAGGTGTCAAAACCAGAACCAGACCCCAGACCAACGACGGGAGAAGCTTCTGCTGAGAGAGAAACTAAACCAGCAGCTTCTTCTAACCAGAACCAAACTTCTGGAATCAAACCAGCAACCCCAAACAGAACCGGTACCAGTAGCAGGTCCGTCCGCTCCCTCACACGTTCAGAGAACCAGAGCATGAGGAGGATCGTTCCCATCACGAGGTCCATACGAGGAGCTCTATCTGTGACCAAACGTCCTAAAGAACCTGCAGCTGCCAGCCGGACCTCCTCCAGGACCTCCACCCTAACCAGCTCCAACCTCAACGGAGCTTTGGTTAGACGAGGAGAACGGTCCGCTACTGCTCCTTCATCCCAGCGGCCCAAAGAACCATCAGCTTCCAGGGAGCAGAACCAGGACCCTGAGAGGAGACCTTCCATCCGCAAAGCCTCGATGAAATCTAGAACCCAGACGGAGGAGAAGATGTGTCTCTCCAGGCTGAGATCTCTGACCcaggaaggaggaggaggcagcgtCAGTGCTCCCGTCACACCTCTACGCAAAAACCAACCATCATCAACACCTCCAGGGTTTACCAGAAACACGGCCTCATCTTCTTTCAGACGGACCAGAACCACTTCAGGTTCTTCTCCTTTACCCAACACCGGATCTCCtaagacctcctcctcctctcctcctaccTCTACGTTGTCCCGTACAGGCTCACTGAGAGTGGCCTCCTCCTCCAGGtcatcgtctcctctgatgactcaGAAGATCCAATCACCTCCTGGACCTTCGCTCCCCGGCTCCTCTAAAGACCtccagcagaacatcagcaggtCTCCTCACCTCAGGGAGGCCAGCAGGCCCACCAGACCCATCTGGAGATAA